The nucleotide window CCTGGGAAACCAATTTGCCACCCATGTGTTATAAGATTAAGGTTTTTAACCTTCTTATTAAGTTTCGTGGTATTATTTGGATTATCAATAAAGTCCAATCCGATTTCGTTAGCAAAGAGAGTTACAAATTCGTACGAATATGGGGTTATTATGTTGGTTTTGTGGAAGCCAAACTGCTCCAACGAACCGTCATCAAAAAGAAACAAATCAAGATTTGTATCGGTTGCTTTGACTTTTGATAGACCAAAGGCGGGTGCGGTAACGAAAGCGGATGCAATTGAAAAATTTCCAAAATTTGAGAACAAGTCACTTGATAAAATTTCAGTTGGATCCGTAATAGTAAATTGAATTTTCATAAAACTATTATTTGCAAGTGATATAGATGTTCCTACCTGGTGCTCTATTGTTCC belongs to Nitrospiria bacterium and includes:
- a CDS encoding PEP-CTERM sorting domain-containing protein, with the translated sequence MKILTSFFILAVLIFPTSSVFALPITYEIKGNFGTIEHQVGTSISLANNSFMKIQFTITDPTEILSSDLFSNFGNFSIASAFVTAPAFGLSKVKATDTNLDLFLFDDGSLEQFGFHKTNIITPYSYEFVTLFANEIGLDFIDNPNNTTKLNKKVKNLNLITHGWQIGFPGGLGGLNLEGGTVLGFYNGVSNAEIKSVPEPSSFFLLGSGLVGIALMRKKLKR